The genomic stretch CGCATCGTCGATGTGCGCGGCGTGCTGGGGCCGCGCTGACCCATGGAAACCATGCGACGCTCACCGCTCATGCAGGCCCTGGCGTGGTGCGTGCTGGCGCTGCTCGTGCTGCCGGCGTTCATCGTCATCCCGATCTCGCTGACGCCGAACCGCTACCTCTCCCTGCCGACCGACGGCATATCGCTGCAGCATTGGGAAAGCCTGCTGACGAATCCCATCTGGCGGGAGGGCATCTGGCTCAGCCTGTTCATCGCGCTCACCTCCACGGGGCTCGCGGTGGCGGCCGGCACGCTCTGTTCGATCGGCTGCTGGCGCCTGGGATCCGGCGCGACGAAGGTGGTGCGCGCCGCGATGATCGTGCCGCTGATGGTGCCGACCATCGCTTATGCGCTCGGTCTCTATCGCCTCTATGTCGAATTCCGCCTGGTCGGTTCGACGATCGGCGTGGTGATGGCGCATACGGTGACGGCGCTGCCCTACGTCGCGCTGACCGTAACGGCGGCATTGGCGAATCTGGACCCGCGGCTCGAGCAGGCCGCGCGGGGCCTAGGCGCCTCGACCTCGCAGACTCTCTGGCGAGTGATCCTGCCCAATCTTAAGCTCGGTATCGCATCTGGCGCGGTCTTCGCCTTCATCCATTCCTGGGATGAGCTGCTGATCGTCATCTTCGTCGGCGGTCGCAACCTTTTCACGCTGCCGCGGCTGATGTGGGACGGCATCAACGAGAACCTCGACCCCACCATCGCCGCTGTCGCCAGCGCGATGATCCTCATCACCCTCGTCGCCCTCCTGCTGGACATGGCTATCCGGGCCCGGCGCGACGCCAACAGCTGACACGAAGGAGCTGCATCAATGGACGAACGTCGCTACCAGGAAGCCATCGAGCACTTCCAGGAACGCACCGAGGGCCGCACACATGATCGGCGTGGATTTCTCGCCATCTGCGCCGTCCTGGGCATACCCGCCGGCGCAGCGCGACTGACACCCGCCGCAGCGCAGGGCACCGCGCGGGAACTGGTGCTGGTCAACTGGGGCGGGGATGCTGTTCCCAACATGCGGCGCGCCTTCGTGGAGCCATACCAGCGGCGGTATCCGGGCCGGCGCGTCGCGATCGACGGCACCGGGCCGGCCACTGGTCGCATCCGACTCATGGTGCAAAGCAGGAACGTCACCTGGGACGTGATGGACCGCAACCTGCACACGGCGCTGGAAATCGGCCCGGACGGCATGCTGGAGGAGATCGACTACAGCATCGTCGACCGCAGCAAGGTGCGGCCCGAGCACGCCAATCGATGGGGCGTGGGCAACTACACCTACGCGCATGTGCTGACCTACAACACCAGGCGCTGGGGCGGTCGCGTACCGCAGACCTGGAAGGATGTTTGGGACGTCGCCGCGTTTCCCGGGAAGCGCGCCTTCCGACGTACCATCGATGGCAACCTCGAGGCCGCGCTGATGGCCGACGGGGTGCCAAGGGACAGGATCTATCCGATCGACATGCGGCGCGCGCTCGAGGCGTTCCGGAAGATTTCCTCGCACAGCCTCTATTTCAATACGCTGG from Roseomonas fluvialis encodes the following:
- a CDS encoding ABC transporter permease produces the protein MRRSPLMQALAWCVLALLVLPAFIVIPISLTPNRYLSLPTDGISLQHWESLLTNPIWREGIWLSLFIALTSTGLAVAAGTLCSIGCWRLGSGATKVVRAAMIVPLMVPTIAYALGLYRLYVEFRLVGSTIGVVMAHTVTALPYVALTVTAALANLDPRLEQAARGLGASTSQTLWRVILPNLKLGIASGAVFAFIHSWDELLIVIFVGGRNLFTLPRLMWDGINENLDPTIAAVASAMILITLVALLLDMAIRARRDANS
- a CDS encoding extracellular solute-binding protein, which gives rise to MDERRYQEAIEHFQERTEGRTHDRRGFLAICAVLGIPAGAARLTPAAAQGTARELVLVNWGGDAVPNMRRAFVEPYQRRYPGRRVAIDGTGPATGRIRLMVQSRNVTWDVMDRNLHTALEIGPDGMLEEIDYSIVDRSKVRPEHANRWGVGNYTYAHVLTYNTRRWGGRVPQTWKDVWDVAAFPGKRAFRRTIDGNLEAALMADGVPRDRIYPIDMRRALEAFRKISSHSLYFNTLAEGQAMFRDNEAHLGAMLNTRALPLMRDTNGVCTYTFNDGILWVGAWMVPKGAPGGRAIWEFIASTQDPAGQVSLLQTNGNGPVNPAASALVPDELKPHDPGQPDNYARMIPGGVEWYAEHATTATQQFLDAISS